GCGTGCAGTTGCGTCATGGTGCGTATTCTCCTCGCCTGGCTTTCGAGTGATCCATCGCCAGTGCATTATACGCGCGCAGTGAACCCGGGGCGCGGGTCAGATAGGTCGTGACCGTGGCAGGTGCGAAGTTACGACGCACTCACTTCGGCCATTCGTTCGGCCCGTTGCGAACGGCGCTGGATGGCGGCGTTCACAAAACCCGCGAAGAGCGGATGAGCCTGAATCGGCTTCGATTTGAACTCGGGATGGAACTGCACGGCCAGGAACCATGGGTGGTCGGGAATCTCGACGATTTCGACCAGTTTGCCGTCGGGACTGGTGCCGGTGACATTCAGGCCGTGCGCCGCGAACTGCTGCCGGTAGGCGTTGTTGAATTCGTACCGGTGACGATGGCGTTCCTGCACCTGCTCGCTGCCGTAGCACTCGCGGGCATGACTGCCGTCGGTAAGTGCGGCCGGATGAGTGCCCAACCGCATTGTGCCACCCATGTCGACGATATTCTTCTGGTCGTCGAGCAGGCAGATGACCGGATGATGCGTGTCTTTGCTGAACTCGGTCGAGTGAGCGCCGTCGAGCTTGGCCACGTGCCGGGCGAACTCAATCACCGCGCATTGCATGCCGAGGCAGATGCCAAAGAACGGAATGCCCCGCTCGCGAGCAAACTTGATCGCTTCGATCTTCCCTTCAATGCCACGCTCGCCGAAGCCACCGGGAACGAGAATGCCGTCGTAACCTTGCAGCAGGGCAGCTGCTCCTTCGCGCTCGATGTCTTCGCTTTGAATGCGACCGACGCGAATCTGCGCGTGATGGCTCATCCCGGCGTGATCGATCGATTCGTAGATCGACTTGTAAGCGTCCTTGTGCTCGGCATATTTGCCCACCACAGCAATACTGATTTCGTGCTTGGGATTCCGCAGCACGTGCAACAAGTTGCGCCAGTCGTCGAGCACCAGGTTGCCCGCGGGCAGATGCAGCCGCTTAACAATGAACTTATCGAGACCGTTTTCGACCAGGCTCAGCGGCACTTCGTAGATCGAAAAATCCTTGTCCTTCTCTTCGATGACCGCTTCGATCGGCACATTGCAGAACAGGGCGATCTTTTCGCGGTCTTCCCGCTCAATCGTCCGCTCAGTGCGGCAAATGAGAATATCGGGCTGAATACCAATCTGCCGCAGCAGACCCACCGAATATTGCGTCGGCTTGGTTTTCAGTTCGCCAGCTGCCTTCAAGTAGGGGACCAGCGTCAGGTGAATGTAGAGGCAGTTCTCTTTGCCCACTTCGAGGGCGAACTGGCGAATCGCCTCCATGAAGGGCTGGCTTTCGATATCGCCGACCGTGCCACCGATTTCGGTAATCACGACGTCGACATCGGGCGTAGCCAGCTTCGAAATGCAGCTCTTGATTTCGTTGGTAATGTGCGGAATCACCTGGACGGTCTTGCCCAGAAACTCGCCGCGTCGTTCCTTGTTGATCACCGAGAGGTAAATCTGGCCGGTCGTATAATTCGAATCGCGCGTGAGCGGGCCGTTGGTGAACCGCTCGTAGTGCCCCAGGTCGAGATCGGTCTCGCTGCCGTCATCTAGCACGTAAACTTCGCCGTGCTGATAGGGGCTCATGGTTCCGGGATCGACGTTGATATAGGGATCGAGCTTTTGCATCCGCACGCGCAGGCCGCGACGTTCGAGCAGCATGCCGATCGATGCACTGGTCAGCCCTTTTCCCAAAGAACTCACCACGCCGCCGGTCACAAAAATATGCTTGGTCATTTGCAGCGAATTCCCTGCCGAAAGATACCGCC
Above is a window of Anatilimnocola aggregata DNA encoding:
- a CDS encoding CTP synthase: MTKHIFVTGGVVSSLGKGLTSASIGMLLERRGLRVRMQKLDPYINVDPGTMSPYQHGEVYVLDDGSETDLDLGHYERFTNGPLTRDSNYTTGQIYLSVINKERRGEFLGKTVQVIPHITNEIKSCISKLATPDVDVVITEIGGTVGDIESQPFMEAIRQFALEVGKENCLYIHLTLVPYLKAAGELKTKPTQYSVGLLRQIGIQPDILICRTERTIEREDREKIALFCNVPIEAVIEEKDKDFSIYEVPLSLVENGLDKFIVKRLHLPAGNLVLDDWRNLLHVLRNPKHEISIAVVGKYAEHKDAYKSIYESIDHAGMSHHAQIRVGRIQSEDIEREGAAALLQGYDGILVPGGFGERGIEGKIEAIKFARERGIPFFGICLGMQCAVIEFARHVAKLDGAHSTEFSKDTHHPVICLLDDQKNIVDMGGTMRLGTHPAALTDGSHARECYGSEQVQERHRHRYEFNNAYRQQFAAHGLNVTGTSPDGKLVEIVEIPDHPWFLAVQFHPEFKSKPIQAHPLFAGFVNAAIQRRSQRAERMAEVSAS